A genomic region of Papaver somniferum cultivar HN1 chromosome 7, ASM357369v1, whole genome shotgun sequence contains the following coding sequences:
- the LOC113294469 gene encoding NADPH-dependent codeinone reductase 1-4: MESNGVPMITLSSGIRMPALGMGTAETMVKGTEREKLAFLKAIEVGYRHFDTAAAYQSEECLGEAIAEALQLGLIKSRDELFITSKLWCADAHADLVLPALQNSLRNLKLEYLDLYLIHHPVSLKPGKFVNEIPKDHILPMDYKTVWAAMEECQTLGFTRAIGVSNFSCKKLQELMAAAKIPPVVNQVEMSPTLHQKNLREYCKANNIMITAHSVLGAIGAPWGSNAVMDSKVLHQIAVARGKSVAQVSMRWVYQQGASLVVKSFNEGRMKENLKIFDWELTAEDMEKISEIPQSRTSSADFLLSPTGPFKTEEEFWDEKD; the protein is encoded by the exons atggaGAGTAATGGTGTACCTATGATCACTCTCAGTTCCGGCATTCGGATGCCTGCTTTAGGTATGGGAACAGCTGAAACAATGGTAAAAGGAACAGAAAGAGAGAAATTGGCGTTTTTGAAAGCGATAGAGGTCGGTTACAGACACTTCGATACAGCTGCTGCATACCAAAGTGAAGAGTGTCTTGGTGAAGCTATAGCTGAAGCACTTCAACTTGGTTTAATAAAATCTCGAGATGAactcttcatcacttccaagctCTGGTGCGCTGATGCTCACGCTGATCTTGTCCTCCCTGCTCTTCAGAATTCTCTGAG GAATCTCAAATTGGAGTATCTTGATCTATATTTGATACACCATCCGGTAAGCTTGAAGCCAGGGAAATTTGTTAACGAAATACCAAAGGATCATATTCTTCCAATGGACTACAAAACTGTATGGGCAGCCATGGAAGAGTGTCAGACCCTTGGCTTCACTAGGGCAATCGGTGTCAGTAATTTCTCATGCAAAAAGCTTCAAGAGTTGATGGCAGCAGCCAAGATCCCTCCAGTTGTGAATCAA GTGGAGATGAGCCCTACTTTACATCAAAAAAATCTGAGGGAATATTGCAAGGCCAATAATATCATGATCACTGCACACTCGGTTTTGGGAGCCATAGGTGCTCCATGGGGCAGCAATGCAGTTATGGATTCTAAGGTGCTTCACCAGATTGCTGTGGCAAGAGGAAAATCTGTTGCCCAG GTTAGTATGAGATGGGTTTACCAGCAAGGCGCGAGTCTAGTGGTGAAAAGTTTCAATGAAGGGAGGATGAAGGAAAACCTTAAGATATTTGATTGGGAACTAACGGCAGAAGATATGGAAAAGATCAGTGAGATTCCGCAATCTAGAACAAGCTCTGCTGATTTCTTGTTATCACCGACTGGACCTTTCAAAACTGAAGAAGAGTTCTGGGATGAGAAGGATTGA